GTCCTCGACTGGAACCAACCCGCGATCGACCTCTACAAGAAAATGGGCGCAAGTTTGGAAGCGGAATGGTTGGATTGCAAGATGAATGTTGGTGAATAGTGAATAGTGAACAGTGAACAGTGAACAGTAAACAGTAAACAGTAAATAGTAAATAGTAAATAGTAAATAGCGAATAGCGAATAGCGAATAGCGAATAGCGAATAGCGAATAGCGAAAAATAAACTGTAAACAGTGAATAGTGAATTTTAGCTGCCGAAGCTTTAGCGTAGGCAGGATGGAATAGTGAAAAATAGTGCGACCGACTGCTTTCGCAAGGGTTATGGAAAAATTATTTGCAAATTTTATCCTATGTAATAGTTAGAACTTCACCTGACAGACAGGGTTGGTTAAAAGTTATTTCCGGTCTGACGGATTTTTAAGGATCCGTCGCCCGGAATAACTTTTAACCGGTTGCTAATTTATCGAGCATTTTACTTTGCGCCAAGGGTATGCTGTCCAGGAATGTCTCCATTGGTGTTTTACCAAAGCAGTATTTTCCGGTGTGTGTCCTTTCACAGTTGTACTCTTCTATCCACTGATCCAGATCCTTCTGTAATTCCTCCAGCGATCCAAAGACCTTTTTTCGGAAGGCAACCGCATAAAACTCGTTCTGGATTGTCCGATGGAAGCGTTCGCAGATGCCGTTGGTTTGAGGATGCCGGGCCTTGGTACGGCTATGATCGATATCCTCCAGTGTCAGATAAAGACTGTACTCATGACTCTCCCGCTTGCCGTTGTACTCTGTACCCCGGTCTGTGAGTACCCGAAGCAGCGGCAAGCCATGCTCCTCAAAGAACGGTAGCACCTTGTCGTTGAGCATATCGGCTGCCGTCAAGGCGTTCTTACGGTCATACAATTTGGCAAAGGCTACTTTGCTGTAGGTGTCGATGAAGGTCTGCTGGTAAATCCGGCCTACACCCTTGATATTGCCCACATAATACGTGTCCTGGGCTCCAAGGTAACCGGGGTGCTCGGTTTCAATCTCGCCAATGGCTTCCTGCTGTTCCCGTTTCTTTTCCATGGCAACCAGTTGCGCTTCGGTGAGAATCAGTCCGTCTTGGGCCACTTTCGCCTCCAAAGCGCTCAAGCGCTTGGCAAAGGTCTCCAGATCATGCCGCATCCAGATATACCGTACCCCGGCCGGTGAAACAGAAATCCCCTTCTTACGCAACTCGTTCGATGCACGAAGCTGACCGTAGGCCGGATAGTCTGTGGCCATCTGTACGATGGCGTTCTCCCAGGCTATATCCATCCGATTGGCCAGTATCGGCTTCTTCCGACTGATCTCTTGCAGAGCCGTCTCCCCCACCGGTATCGTACAACTCTTTGATCCGATAGAAACTATCCCGTGAATAGCCCATCACTTTGCACGCCTGGGATACATTACCCAATTGTTCGGCTAACTTCAACAAGCCTAACTTGGTTTTGATTAACTTAGCTTCTGTATTCATTGTCTGACAGTTTAGGGGTTATTGTTATGTTTCGTATCCTAAAGATAACCCTTATCTGTCAGATTAAATACTAACTAGTACATATCCTATTTACTGTTCACTGTTTACTGTTAACTAAAATCGAATAATCAATCCCCATGCTCGTCTTCAAATTCGGTGGTGCTTCAGTCAAGGATGCGGATGCGGTGCGCAATGTGGCCGCGATTCTTGCCGAGTATAAGCGTGAACAACTGGTCGTCGTAGTTTCGGCCATGGGAAAAACGACCAACGCGCTGGAGGCGGTCGTTGACGCGTACATGAATCGCTCCTCCGATCTCGCCGACAAACTGCAGGTGGTTCGCGAATTCCACGAACAAATACTGGACGGCCTCGGATTCGAAGCCAATCATCCGGTTCGGACCGAGATCAACAATGTGTTCGTGGAGATCGACTGGGTATTGGAAGAAGAACCCAGTCGGGGATACGGCTATAGCTACGACCAGATTGTCGCGCAAGGCGAACTGCTTTCCACCCGCATCGTGAGCGCTTACCTCGAAAAAGCCGGCTATGCCAACACCTGGCTCGACGCGCGCGACGTCATCCAGACCGACAACAACTACCGCGAGGCAAAAGTGAACTGGGACACCACCACCAAACTGGTCCGCTGGCGGATCCCGGAACTGATGAAAAAGCATAACATCATCATCACCCAGGGCTTTATCGGTGCCACCTCTGAAAACTTCACGACCACATTGGGCCGGGAAGGTTCCGATTATTCAGCCGCGATCTTTTCCTTCTGCCTCGACGCGCAGGAAATGACCGTTTGGAAGGACGTTCCCGGCGTCCTCAGCGCCGACCCTAAGTTCTACGACGACGCCGTCAAGCTCGAACAGATCAGCTACCACGACGCGATCGAACTGACCTACTATGGCGCAACGGTCATCCATCCCAAAACGATCAAACCGCTCGAGAACAAAGGCATCCCGATGCGGGTACGCTCGTTCAAAGCGCCCCAGGAGAAAGGAACGAGCATCGGCAACTACCAGGCGACCAAACCCCTGGTACCCTGCTTTATCTTCAAAACAGATCAGATCCTGCTCTCCATTTCTGCGAAGGACTTCTCCTTCATTGCCGAGGACAACCTCAGCCGGATCTTCTCACTCTTCGCCGAACACCGCGCCAAGGTGAACCTGATGCAGAATTCCGCCATCAGCTTCTCCATCTGTCTCGACAACGATCCGCACAAAGTCCCCACGCTACTCGAAGCCCTGGGCCGGGATTTCCGTGTACTCTACAACGACCAACTGAAACTGGTTACTGTCCGCCATTACTATCCGTCCACCATCGAACAACTGACCAAAGGAAAAACGATCCTGCTCGAACAGCGAAGCCGCCAGACGGCACAGGTGGTGATTCGGGAAACTTACTGATTACTTGATTTTTTCTTTTTCAAAGCGAAATCAACAAAATTTACGGGAGGTAATATAAGTGGCCCTAAACCCGCCTTTACAGCCGTGCTAGCAACGTGCTCCCTGATAAACGGAAAGATAATAGAAGGCGCGTTCACATTTGCGAAATCTGTTGTACTTAACTTAGGTTGACCAATTACATTAAAACTACCTCCAAAAGTACAGGACATTGTGGCAACCTCTTGATCTTCAATTTTAAAACTGACAGAGAAAAATAGTTTACATAGAATTTCCTTTTCATTGATCACTACTGAATAATCGATATTTGGAGTGACACTAAGCTCCTTCTTAAAGTCGATGATCTCATCTCGATCTAATTGTGAACTTAGAAGCCAAATTGCAGTTGGTTGATAACCTGTATTCATATGTTATTTTTTCATGCTGCTAGAGCATAATTTTCGTCAGTAATATCCTCCACACTTCCAATGTCAACATTCGACTTCATGCCAATGTTGAGCCAATTGAAAGTGAATTCGTTGAATGATAAACTCCCCATTGTATGAGACAATAAGAAGTTGCTACACTCTAACACCTTAAATTGAATCTGATTGTCTGTCTTCTTTGGAAAAGCAAATTCATAACCAGGCAAATGATACCAGCTTGGATTATCATATGGTATCCAATCTTTATCACCTGGTATTAATATTGGAAAGTAATTACCCCAATAGAGCTGAATTTCCGAGCTATGCGATTTCCATAGTTTTCTAGAATTAGTAGAAAACACAGGGGAATTCTTATCTATTACACAAATCGAGTGGTTATCAAAATCACTCTCGAACTTAATTACCAGATCATTTAGAATATCCCTAGTAGTTTCATCAAGAATCTGAAACGATGGTTTTACAATCAAAAAATGAACATAAGAACCTTCGTCAAAGAAATAGGCCACCTCTTCTAGCTGAGTCTTATCAACGTTTTCAATTATCCAATCATTAATATACTCTATCGGTTCCATTTTCTAGGAGGTTGTTAGAATGTAATTTAAAAGAATCCTATGCACATCTTTAGCTATAGAATATGCATTGCTACTCTTCTCAATAGTAATCTCAAGATTTTCATAGTCAGCTTGATTCCTGAGAGATTGTAATTCTGAAATTCTGTTTACATCACTTATTATTTCTCTTCTATCTATTGATATTCTCTCAATTGCAATCTTTTTATAATAAGCATGAGTTCCTCCTTTCATTTCCCTACTTCGTATTTCTCGCCACATTTCAGAATCAGACTTACCGACTATTACTTTAACTATGTGTATTAGTAACTGTAAACAACTGTAATATGAACAATGAATAGAAGAGCAATGACTTGGGGGGTCAAATCTTAACGAATTGGCAGCGTTTAAGTTAGCTTTTGCTTTTTCAATTAAAAAACTCATAAAATGAATCAAATTCTTATAAAGTTACACAATAGATACTTATTTCGTTAAGATTTTAACAATATTAACTATATACGCTTCATCACTAATTAATAATATTGATTAGGAAACATTCATTATATCTAATATTTTGATAATCAAACATTTACATATCCTTTCGTGCGATTCAAAACTCCAACCCGCAATGTGCGGCGACAAGACGACCCGGTCGGAGCCGGCCAGGTATTTCCAGGTGTCTGAATCGAGGAATCCCGCTGTCCTGGGATCGAATTTTTCAAAGCTGAGGTCTTCGTATTCCAGCACGTCGAGACAAGCGCCGGTGACTTTGCCTGCTTTCATCGCGGCAACCAGGTCGTCGGTTCGGACGCATTTCCCCCGGGCAGTATTGATCAGGACGATGGACTTCCGGAAACGGTCCAGGAACCCGGCATTCACCATGTATTCGGTATCCGGCGCCAGCGGAACATGCAGGCTCACGATGTCGCAGCTTTCGTATAACTCGAACAGGTCGGACTCCTTCGCATACGGATCGCTGTAGTTCTTGCGGTACTTGTCGTAGGCCAGTACCTCGCAATCGAAACCGACCAGCTTGCGGGCAAACGCTCCACCCATGTTCCCGTATCCGATCAAGCCCACGGTTTTACCGCCCAGCTCCGTACCGCGGTTGGCTTCGCGTTGCCATTCACCGGATCGTACCTGCCGATCGGCCCGGCCCAGATTGTTCAGCAGCATCAACAACATGCCCAACGCGTGTTCACCAACGGCATCCCGATTGCCTTCCGGCGAATTCAGGCAGCGCACACCTTTCGCTTCCGCATACGGCACGTCGATGCTTTCCATGCCCGCGCCGGCACGGGCAATGAACTTGAGCGCGACCGCAGCATCCAACAGCTCCCGGTCGATGCGGATCCGGCTACGGATCACCATGCCGACCGCATCACCACATTGCCGCAACAGCTCTTCTCTGCTCCAGCCACTGGCTTCCACGCAGACGAATCCCGCCCGCTCCAGGCCTTGCCGGAGTGCAGGATGAACCGTATCGATGAAAAGAACCCGCATATCGGATAGCTTACCGCCAAGTTCGGAATAATCCGGCATATGTACCGGCGCGATCAGTTACCGGGAAGCTGTGCCACGGCATTCGTGAGGATTTCAAACTGCTGCCAGCTCAGGGCTTCTGCCCGCAGTTCCAAATAGGGTAACCCGGCCATTTGCTCTTTGGGCACCAGCGATGACAAGGCATTGCGAAGTGTCTTGCGTCGTTGATTGAACGCCGCTTTGATGACCCGCTTGAAGAGTACTTCGTCGCAAGACGGCACCTCGGCATCCTTCCGCTTACACACGATCACCGCGGAACGCACCTTCGGTGGCGGCTGGAACGCTTCCTGCGGCAGTGACAACAACAACTGCACATCGTACCAGGCCTGCATCAGCACGCTGAGAATGCCGTAATCCCGGTTACCAGGACGCGACGCGATCCGTACCGCCACTTCCTCCTGGAACATGCCGACCACTTGCGGAACGCGATCACGAAATTCGAGTACGCGAAACAGGATCTGTGTCGAGATGTTGTACGGAAAATTGCCGATCACGGCGAACTGCCCGGAGAATATCGTAGCGGGATCCCATTGCAGATAATCCGCCTCGACAATCTGTTCCGAGTGTGCGGGGTAATGCTTGCGCAAGAAGGAGATGGACTCCGTATCAATATCCAGGAGGATCGTCCGAAGGTCCTCCCGCTTCAAAAGGTATTTGCTTAAGACACCCGTTCCCGGGCCGATCTCGACAACATCACGATAACCATTCGCGTCCAGCGCGTCAACGATCCGTCCTGCCGCATCCTCGTCGATCAGGAAGTGCTGGCCCAGGTGTTTTTTCGCGCGAACGGGCTGACTCATGTTCAGTCGATCACTTCGAGAAGTGTCCGGAAAGCGACAAATTTATTCGGGTAGCGGCGCAAGGCATCAGCCCGCAACTTCTCCGCGAACTCGCGTTCATACCGCTGGAAGTCCTCCATGCTCGCGCAGGAATATTGAATCGAATAGGTAGTACCGCCGCTTTCCTCCTGACTCATCACACGCAACATCCGGTTTCCGGAAAACAGTCCGGTGGCCAGTACGTCCGGAATATGAACGGACCGCATCCAGTGCAGCCATTCATCGTGCACACTATCGTCGATATTGACAGTCACATTGTAAATGATCATCGCTTCGTTCAATTGACCAGGTCGCCACGCAGGGCACGGTAACGCTTGCGGGCATCCGCCGCGAACAAACTGCCCGGGTAGTTCGTGAGCAGTTCCTGGTAGAGCTCCATGGCTTTGGTGGTGTCCTTCAGTTTGTTCTCATACAATTCGGCCCGGCGGTAAAGGGCATCATCGGCCAACACGCTTTCCGGAAATCGCTGAAGGATCTCCTTATAGAGCGAATCCTCCGCACTCCAGTTCCTGCGTTGGTCTTCGATCTCCGCCATCTTGAACCATGCCTCATCGACCAGTGAATGATCGGGATATTCCTTCAAGAGCGAATCGAGAACGGCCATGGCGTCGTTCTGCTTATTGCGGTATTCCAGCAAGTCGGCGCGCGCGTACAGGTTCAGCGCATCGTACGTTGAATCGAGGCCGATGTTGTCGCTGATCAGCAACGAAAGGGCCAGTGCATCGTTGGCGATAAGTTGCGACGTAGCCGACTGCAGCACATCGAGTTGAGACTGCGCCCAGAGGAAATCGCCCCGGAAATAGTCCAGGCGCGCGCTGCGGAACTTGGCTTCCTGTCCGAGCGGATCGTTCTTGAAATCCTTATCCACCTGCGCATACAGCAGGTCGGAATCCCACACGTTGCCGATGAAAAGCAAGATGTCACCCAACTCCAACTTGCATTCCGCCTGGCTCTGGCGCGAGATCCCCGGCAGATCGATCGCCGCTTCAAGGTCGGATGCCGCTGAATCCGGTTGGTCAAGGTAAAACGCCCGCAGGTGCGCGAGTCCCCGCACGAGCTGCGCTGTACGACCCGTCCGCCCAAGTTCATTCAGGGTCGACAGATAATCGGACTCCAACTGAACCAGCTCCGCACGGGTATAGGTATTACCGCTGGTCAGCTTCCTGTTCCGCGCCTGGAGGAGCTCCATGCGCGCCGGGAGGTACTGGCCATTATCCGGGCCTTTGCTCACAACGTATTCGTAGCATTGAATGGCCGCGTCGTACTGCTGATTGGCCATCGCGAGATTTCCAAGGGTGATCACCCGCGTTCCGTCTTCTCTCAATCGCTTGTCCAACGCTTTTGCCTGGATGAAGGCGGAGCTGAAATCCTTCTGCTGAATGAACAGCCAGATCAGCATTTCCGCATAGACCGGCTGATCGGGATTTTTCTGAATACGACGCAGCAGCGACTGCCGCAAGACGTCCGCTCGTCCGTTCTCGGGATCGTAACCCACCCTGGCCTGCAGGATATTGAGAATATTCTGTTGCATCTGCGGATTGTCCGCAACCGCATCCAGGTACTGATCGATCATCCCCTGGGCATCTCCTTTTTGAAAGAACACCTCCGCGGACTCAAAGAAGAAACCATACTGCTCGCGCAGACTCTTTTGTCCGTACTGGTAGACTTGAAGCGCATAATCCCATTGCTGTCGCTGGGTGAACGCGCTGCCCATCATCATGACATACCCCTGATCGGGTTTAAGAGAGCGAATGGCTTTATCGTACTGACCCTTTGCTTTGTCTCCGGAACCCGCCGCCTCATACACAAACCCGAGATCGACCAGATACTGGGGATTCTCCGGTGACTTGCGCGTCATCTTTTTGACGAGCTTTTCCGCGTCCTCGAAACGCTTCAATGCCAGAAGGGCGCGCAGATATCCGCCGTACGTGAGAAAAGGGTCTTTGTCGAATAACCGGTCATACAACTCGGCAGCTTTCTCGAACTCCGAACTGTTCAGGTACTGCTCCGCCAATTGCCGGTCCGTATTCTGCTGGGCCGTGACAGTACTTGTTCCACCGACGAAAAATACCGCCAGCAAAGTCAGGCAAGCGAGCGAGCGTAACAGTCGTTGGCGGAAGTGAGGGGTCATCAATTGATTCGGTCGAAGCCGGTATAGGCCCGGAGCGCGTCCGGTATGACAACGCCGTCCGGGGTCTGGTTATTTTCCAGCAAGGCAGCGAGGATGCGCGGCAAGGCCAGGGCGCTGCCGTTGAGCGTATGGGCGATCTGGGGCTTGTCCGATCCGCTGCGGAATCGCAGCTTCATTCGGTTAGCCTGGAAGGTCTCGAAGTTGGAAACACTGCTCACTTCCAGCCATTTTTGTTGAGCTGCCGAATAGACTTCAAAGTCGTAGGTCAAAGCGGAAGCAAAACTCATATCGCCTCCACAAAGCCGCAGGATGCGAAACGGCAACTGCAGGGCACGCAACAAACCGGTCACGTGCTTCACCATACCGTCCAGTGTTTCATAAGAACGATCCGGGTGCTCGATCTGCACGATCTCGACCTTATCGAACTGATGTAAACGATTCAGTCCGCGCACGTCTTTTCCATAGCTGCCCGCCTCCCTGCGGAAGCAGGGCGTGTATGCGCACATGCGGATCGGCAACTCTTCCGTCTTTACGATCACATCCCGGTAGATATTCGTGACCGGCACTTCCCGCGGTCGGGATGAGATAGAATTCGTCAAGTCCGACATGATACATCTGCGCATCCTTGTCGGGCAACTGTCCGGTGCCGAATCCGGAATCCTTGTTGACAAGGATCGGCGGCTGCATTTCTTTATAACCCGCTTCCGTTGCCTTGTCGAGGAAATAGTTGATCAGAGCGCGTTGCATGCGTGCGCCTTTCCCTTTATAAACGGGAAATCCCGCTCCCGTCAACTTTACGCCCAATTCAAAATCGATGATGTCGTATTGAGCTGCAAGTTCCCAATGCGGTTTTGCTCCCGCGGGCAATACCGGAATCTCCCCTTCCTGGTGGACTACTTCATTGTCTTCCGGCGTACGTCCCTTCGGAACCTTCTCGGACGGCAGATTCGGCAGCTTGACCAACTCGTCTTGTAAAGCGGATTCCAACTCACCGAGACGACGATCCAGTTCCGCGCTCGTCGCTTTCAACGCAGCGCTCTTGTTCTTCAGATCGTCAGCCTCAGCCTTTTTGCCGGTCTTGTACAATTCGCCGACCTGACGGGCAATGGTATTTTGCTGATTCAGCAGTTGATCAAGTTCGGCTTGAACCTTTCGGCGGTCTTCGTCGAGCTGAAGAATACGATCAACGACGCCTTTCGCATCAAAGTGCTTAACGGCCAGTCGTTCGACTATGAATTCCGGCTTGTCCCGGAGCAAGGGTAGCGATAACATGAGAATACGGAAACCTCAAAAGTAAGCAATTGAAGCCTGTAAAAGGTGGATTTCCGCCTGTTTTATCCCCTTTTATCGACCCGGAGTCGACTTTTTCCAGCCGTCTTTATATCCCTTTTCGAGCGCTTTCAGACGCTTATCCGCCTTGGAGTGCTGCAATACCGCCTGCTTCCAATCACCACTGACGCCCCGCTGCCGGTCTTGAAAAGCCAGTGCACGTCCCAGCCGGATCAGTGGTTGCCTGAAATTGGCAGGAGGTACATGACGGGTCAACAATTCCCGGGCGGCCGTCAGCGCTGAGTTCGGATCCTGCTGGTTGACGAAATGATCGATCAGGTGTATCAACCAGCCTTCGCTGCCATACTGTTGGACGAAAATCAGAAACGCGGGAAGTTCCACCTTGTAGCGCGACAGCATAGCCCTGTCAGTCTCCCGATCGAGTTTCAGATAAGCTTCGGTTGCCTCCGCATACCGTCCATTGCTTTGCAAGGCGTTGACGTTGCGCAATTCGCGACCGAAGACGACCACCGGTCGAATACTATCCCGGACCGCCTTGAAGGCCTGATCGTTCAACGCGCAATCTTTGTTGTCGGCCGCCAGTCGGATGGCCCGCTCCATCTGCTCGTCGGCGAGGATGTAATCTCCAAGCTCCATCGATTGTCGGCTGGCACTTGCCAGGGAATCCATGCTGCGCTGTGCATTTTCACATTCCTTGGAGAAAATCCGTTTACGTAACTGATCCAGGGTGGCGTTGACATCCGCGTCGATGTCCAAACCGTTCTGCAATTGCAGGGCCTGCGCCTCCCGCAGGGTTACGCGTGCACCGGAGAGGTTATTGGCGGCGGCTTGTACGTTACCATTCGAAAGTGCCTGCAACACCAAGGGCTTTGCCGCGCTTCTCCGCAATTCCATGTACTGATCCGGCAAAGGGAAACCGTATTGCTGTTGGATGCGACTTGCTTCGTCCAGTTTGGCGACCGCAGCGCTATACTTGTTCTGGGTAATCTGCGCGCGCGCGTCATTCAGCATACGATCGAAACGCATCCGGTATACCCCGTTCAGCATCTCCTTCGCGTCGACTGCACTGGGAATGTACTTTGCATGCCGGTCCTGATAGTTAATGGCAGCACGAATCCCACGTTCCGCGCCATCGAGGTCACCGGTCTGGTAATCGCGACGCGCCTGATCCAGCATCGAGCGATACACACCACCTCGAGCCTGGCGAAAAGCTGAATCCAGCCGGTTGTCGCAGCGCAGTCCGTTCAGGTCCTGACAGAGGTTGCGTGCTTTCATCAACGGATCCAGCGCATCTTCCCAACGGGAAGCAGCCAATTGTCCAAAAGCCTGTTGCAGATAACCCTGGTAAATACCGGCAGCCAGTTGCTCGGAGGATCTCCGGGTGTCCGGGTCGGGATCCATGTTTTCCAGGATCTCGCGGATGCGACATTCTGATTCATGTATCCTGCCATCTTCGAAATCCAGTACGGCCAGTTGATAGGCAGCCGGAGCAAAAACCGGAAGCGCGACCAGAGACCGACGGAAAGCTTCCCGTGCCTGTAAAGGACGATGCTGATCCAATAGGCGCAGACCGGCATTGTAATAGAACAAATGGAGCGTTGCACGCGCCTGATTGATGGCGACTCGTCGCTGGGCGGCATCCTGCTGCAACTGACTCAGACGGCGCTCGAATTGTATGGGATCAAACGTGTGGAGTGGCAAACGGTCGTCGAGCCCTTTGTCGGCAAGTCCTTGCAACAAGCCTTCCGCTTCGGTCAGCGTGGCGTTGTGGAAATCGAGGGCTTCCATGTCACCGGGGTTCACCGTTGACAGACGGCTCATGGCCCTGTTCAGTACGGCATCCGCAGCGTAATACTCCCGAATGGCATCCAGGTATTCGTCGAGCTGCTGCAGCGCGCTCG
This DNA window, taken from Bacteroidota bacterium, encodes the following:
- the rsmA gene encoding ribosomal RNA small subunit methyltransferase A: MSQPVRAKKHLGQHFLIDEDAAGRIVDALDANGYRDVVEIGPGTGVLSKYLLKREDLRTILLDIDTESISFLRKHYPAHSEQIVEADYLQWDPATIFSGQFAVIGNFPYNISTQILFRVLEFRDRVPQVVGMFQEEVAVRIASRPGNRDYGILSVLMQAWYDVQLLLSLPQEAFQPPPKVRSAVIVCKRKDAEVPSCDEVLFKRVIKAAFNQRRKTLRNALSSLVPKEQMAGLPYLELRAEALSWQQFEILTNAVAQLPGN
- a CDS encoding DUF4286 family protein encodes the protein MIIYNVTVNIDDSVHDEWLHWMRSVHIPDVLATGLFSGNRMLRVMSQEESGGTTYSIQYSCASMEDFQRYEREFAEKLRADALRRYPNKFVAFRTLLEVID
- a CDS encoding tetratricopeptide repeat protein → MTPHFRQRLLRSLACLTLLAVFFVGGTSTVTAQQNTDRQLAEQYLNSSEFEKAAELYDRLFDKDPFLTYGGYLRALLALKRFEDAEKLVKKMTRKSPENPQYLVDLGFVYEAAGSGDKAKGQYDKAIRSLKPDQGYVMMMGSAFTQRQQWDYALQVYQYGQKSLREQYGFFFESAEVFFQKGDAQGMIDQYLDAVADNPQMQQNILNILQARVGYDPENGRADVLRQSLLRRIQKNPDQPVYAEMLIWLFIQQKDFSSAFIQAKALDKRLREDGTRVITLGNLAMANQQYDAAIQCYEYVVSKGPDNGQYLPARMELLQARNRKLTSGNTYTRAELVQLESDYLSTLNELGRTGRTAQLVRGLAHLRAFYLDQPDSAASDLEAAIDLPGISRQSQAECKLELGDILLFIGNVWDSDLLYAQVDKDFKNDPLGQEAKFRSARLDYFRGDFLWAQSQLDVLQSATSQLIANDALALSLLISDNIGLDSTYDALNLYARADLLEYRNKQNDAMAVLDSLLKEYPDHSLVDEAWFKMAEIEDQRRNWSAEDSLYKEILQRFPESVLADDALYRRAELYENKLKDTTKAMELYQELLTNYPGSLFAADARKRYRALRGDLVN
- a CDS encoding protein-export chaperone SecB gives rise to the protein MNTGYQPTAIWLLSSQLDRDEIIDFKKELSVTPNIDYSVVINEKEILCKLFFSVSFKIEDQEVATMSCTFGGSFNVIGQPKLSTTDFANVNAPSIIFPFIREHVASTAVKAGLGPLILPPVNFVDFALKKKKSSNQ
- a CDS encoding aspartate kinase, whose protein sequence is MLVFKFGGASVKDADAVRNVAAILAEYKREQLVVVVSAMGKTTNALEAVVDAYMNRSSDLADKLQVVREFHEQILDGLGFEANHPVRTEINNVFVEIDWVLEEEPSRGYGYSYDQIVAQGELLSTRIVSAYLEKAGYANTWLDARDVIQTDNNYREAKVNWDTTTKLVRWRIPELMKKHNIIITQGFIGATSENFTTTLGREGSDYSAAIFSFCLDAQEMTVWKDVPGVLSADPKFYDDAVKLEQISYHDAIELTYYGATVIHPKTIKPLENKGIPMRVRSFKAPQEKGTSIGNYQATKPLVPCFIFKTDQILLSISAKDFSFIAEDNLSRIFSLFAEHRAKVNLMQNSAISFSICLDNDPHKVPTLLEALGRDFRVLYNDQLKLVTVRHYYPSTIEQLTKGKTILLEQRSRQTAQVVIRETY
- a CDS encoding hydroxyacid dehydrogenase gives rise to the protein MRVLFIDTVHPALRQGLERAGFVCVEASGWSREELLRQCGDAVGMVIRSRIRIDRELLDAAVALKFIARAGAGMESIDVPYAEAKGVRCLNSPEGNRDAVGEHALGMLLMLLNNLGRADRQVRSGEWQREANRGTELGGKTVGLIGYGNMGGAFARKLVGFDCEVLAYDKYRKNYSDPYAKESDLFELYESCDIVSLHVPLAPDTEYMVNAGFLDRFRKSIVLINTARGKCVRTDDLVAAMKAGKVTGACLDVLEYEDLSFEKFDPRTAGFLDSDTWKYLAGSDRVVLSPHIAGWSFESHERICKCLIIKILDIMNVS